Proteins encoded together in one Telopea speciosissima isolate NSW1024214 ecotype Mountain lineage chromosome 6, Tspe_v1, whole genome shotgun sequence window:
- the LOC122664154 gene encoding mitochondrial intermediate peptidase, mitochondrial, translating to MSALKRRNVPIVGSKRLLYRTVRTFTTYRDHFYAVVAPETGETGLYGFEILKTAKGFRRFVDEAIERSGELISYVSGAPSSMEIIRAMDEISDTVCSVVDSAELCRNTHPDREYVEEANKASMKIQEYLHFLNTNHSLYNSVLKAEQDGLLRTKEAQRAAHSLRVDFEKGGIHLPAEKLDRVNQLNIDIAHLCREFSENISKDPGSVDIFPASRIPRHIQHILRPIYRSTSGTSKDSMGSVNNLKEKGFRIITDPGTLSSVLQWASDDEVRKQSYIQGNSVPRANLGVLDKLIASRHELAQIMGHKSYAEFAAHPNMASSPEVAMSFLLDLSKIVKPKADEEFKAIRIFKKSSGHGFGDLEPWDEAYFTGMMKSSVFKLDSSVVASYFPLSKCIEGLKVLVESLFGATFRHIPLAAGESWHPDVLKMALHHPEEGDLGYLYLDLYSRKEKYPGCAHFAVKGARQISETEFQLPVVALVCNFSASRGSSSARLNHWEVETLFHEFGHALHSLLSRTDYQHFSGTRVVLDLAETPANLFEYYAWDYRFLRMFAKHYSTGEVIPQKLVESMKGARNMFAATELQRQIFYALIDQTLFGEQSSSSRETVSIVADLKRQHTSWKHVEGTHWHTRFSHLLNYGAGYYSYLYAKCFAASIWKEVCLEDPLSMDAGSALRAKFLQHGGARDPSELLKDLVGNDVLRYHNGGIVPNISCLCEEMKLI from the exons ATGTCTGCCCTGAAACGCCGAAACGTTCCAATTGTGGGCTCGAAGCGTCTTCTCTATCGCACGGTTCGTACCTTCACCACTTACAGAGACCATTTCTACGCTGTGGTAGCTCCAGAGACCGGAGAAACAGGTCTATATGGCTTTGAAATCTTGAAGACAGCGAAAGGATTCCGACGTTTTGTCGACGAAGCAATCGAGAG ATCGGGTGAACTCATTTCTTATGTCTCTGGTGCGCCTTCATCGATGGAAATCATCCGAGCCATGGACGAGATATCCGACACG GTTTGCTCGGTTGTGGATTCGGCAGAACTCTGTAGAAATACCCATCCTGATAG GGAATACGTGGAGGAGGCTAACAAGGCGTCCATGAAGATTCAGGAGTATCTACAT TTTCTGAATACGAATCATAGTCTATATAATTCGGTGCTAAAAGCAGAACAAGACGGTCTTCTCCGAACAAAAGAAGCTCAAAGAGCAGCCCATTCCTTGCGTGTTGACTTTGAGAAGGGAGGAATCCATCTTCCTGCTG AGAAGTTAGATCGAGTTAATCAGTTGAATATTGATATTGCTCATCTGTGCAGAGA GTTCAGTGAAAATATAAGCAAGGACCCAGGTTCTGTTGATATATTTCCAGCTTCACGTATTCCACGACATATACAACATATTCTTAGGCCCATTTATCGTTCAACATCTGGTACATCAAAGGACTCGATGGGTTCAGTAAATAACTTAAAAGAAAAGGGATTTCGGATAATTACAGATCCGGGTACTCTATCCTCTGTACTGCAATGGGCATCGGATGATGAG GTTAGGAAGCAGTCATACATACAAGGAAATTCTGTTCCACGAGCAAATCTTGGTGTACTTGATAAGCTTATAGCATCTCGCCATGAACTTGCACAG ATAATGGGGCATAAATCGTATGCTGAATTTGCAGCACATCCAAACATGGCCTCATCACCAGAGGTTGCCATGTCTTTTTTGCTTGATTTGAGCAAGATTGTCAAGCCCAAGGCTGATGAG GAGTTTAAGGCAATAAGAATTTTTAAGAAGAGTTCTGGTCATGGTTTTGGTGATCTGGAGCCATGGGATGAGGCCTACTTCACGGGGATGATGAAATCTTCTGTCTTCAAACTGGACTCCTCA GTTGTAGCATCATATTTTCCTCTATCAAAATGCATTGAGGGTTTGAAAGTGCTGGTAGAGTCATTGTTTGGTGCGACATTTCGCCACATACCTCTTGCAGCTGGTGAATCTTGGCATCCAGATGTACTTAAAATGGCACTTCATCATCCTGAAGAG GGTGACCTGGGGTATCTATACCTTGATCTGTACTCCAGGAAGGAAAAGTATCCAGGTTGTGCTCATTTCGCCGTCAAAGGTGCGCGTCAAATATCCGAGACGGAATTCCAACTTCCT GTTGTAGCCCTTGTCTGCAATTTCTCGGCTTCACGTGGTTCATCAAGTGCAAGGCTTAACCACTGGGAAGTAGAAACTCTTTTTCATGAGTTTGGACATGCTCTTCACTCCCTGCTTTCTAGAACG GATTACCAACATTTTTCTGGTACCAGAGTGGTTCTTGATTTAGCTGAAACACCTGCAAACCTTTTTGA ATACTATGCATGGGACTACCGATTCTTAAGGATGTTCGCGAAGCACTATTCAACTGGTGAAGTAATTCCTCAAAAACTGGTGGAGTCAATGAAGGGTGCCAGAAATATGTTCGCAGCAACTGAGCTGCAGAGGCAG ATCTTTTATGCCTTGATTGACCAAACACTTTTTGGGGAACAATCGTCCTCTTCGAGAGAAACAGTTTCTATAGTCGCAGACCTGAAAAGACAACATACAAGCTGGAAGCATGTTGAGGGTACACATTGGCACACCCGATTCAGTCACCTTTTAAATTATGGGGCAG GATATTATAGCTACCTTTATGCCAAGTGTTTTGCTGCATCTATATGGAAAGAGGTATGCTTGGAGGATCCGTTGTCAATGGATGCAGGATCTGCTCTTAGAGCTAAATTCTTGCAGCATGGGGGAGCAAGAGACCCGTCAGAGTTGTTGAAGGATTTGGTAGGGAATGATGTTCTGAGATATCATAATGGAGGAATAGTTCCCAACATCAGCTGTCTCTGTGAGGAAATGAAACTCATTTAA
- the LOC122665376 gene encoding arginase 1, mitochondrial, with product MWKIGRQGINYLQQLNAANVHTASALLEKGQNRVIEASLTLIRERAKLKGELVRALGGATASASLLGVPLGHNSSFLQGPAFAPPRIREAIWCGSTNSTTEEGKELKDPRVLTDVGDVPVQEIRDCGVDDDRLMKIISDSVKLVMEEDPLRPLVLGGDHSISFPVVRAVSEKLGGPVDILHLDAHPDIYHAFEGNKYSHASPFARIMEGGYARRLLQVGIRSINIEGREQGKRFGVEQYEMRTFSRDRDFLENLKLGEGVKGVYISVDVDCLDPAFAPGVSHIEPGGLSFRDVLNILHNLQGDVVAADVVELNPQRDTVDGMTAMVAAKLVRELSAKISK from the exons ATGTGGAAGATCGGGAGGCAGGGGATTAACTACTTACAACAACTGAATGCTGCAAATGTCCATACTGCTAGTGCTTTGTTAGAAAAAGGCCAAAATCGTGTCATCGAGGCTTCTCTTACTCTCATTCGCGAGAGGGCAAAGCTTAAG GGGGAGCTTGTGCGAGCATTAGGAGGTGCTACAGCATCAGCATCACTTCTTGGAGTTCCTTTAGGGCATAATTCATCTTTTCTTCAGGGACCTGCATTTGCTCCTCCACGGATTAGGGAGGCAATCTGGTGTGGCAGCACAAATTCTACAACTGAAGAAG GGAAAGAATTAAAGGATCCACGTGTTTTAACTGATGTTGGGGATGTTCCTGTTCAAGAGATTCGAGATTGTGGTGTAGATGATGATAGATTGATGAAAATTATAAGTGATTCTGTGAAACTTGTGATGGAAGAA GATCCACTTCGCCCATTAGTTTTAGGTGGTGACCACTCAATATCTTTTCCTGTTGTAAGAGCTGTATCAGAGAAGCTTGGTGGACCTGTGGATATACTTCATTTAGATGCCCATCCTGATATCTATCATGCTTTTGAAGGAAACAAATATTCACATGCTTCTCCTTTTGCTCGAATTATGGAGGGTGGTTATGCACGGCGGCTTCTGCAA GTTGGCATTAGGTCCATAAATATTGAAGGGCGTGAACAAGGGAAAAGATTTGGTGTGGAGCAATATGAAATGCGAACATTTTCAAGAGATCGGGACTTTTTGGAGaatttg AAACTAGGGGAAGGTGTAAAGGGAGTGTATATTTCAGTAGATGTGGACTGCCTTGATCCAGCATTTGCTCCTGGGGTGTCACACATAGAACCGGGAGGCCTATCGTTCCGTGACGTCCTCAACATCCTCCACAATCTCCAAGGTGATGTTGTTGCTGCAGATGTTGTGGAGTTGAACCCACAACGTGACACTGTTGATGGAATGACTGCCATGGTTGCTGCAAAGCTGGTAAGAGAATTGTCTGCAAAGATATCAAAATGA